In one Solanum lycopersicum chromosome 11, SLM_r2.1 genomic region, the following are encoded:
- the LOC101255256 gene encoding uncharacterized protein — protein MAGSGSSMLYSFLLFIATLSLQEVYRGKLASSELYTILGGFTSSLIFILLLTFIGNYQETSGIRTGWGAVILAEVVALIAASTVHRVSITTCFLFSAALLYEVNKLSGVMVSRSESRGKRH, from the exons ATGGCTGGATCTGGGAGTTCGATGCTATATTCGTTTCTTCTATTCATCGCGACACTCTCTCTGCAGGAAGTGTATAGAGGAAAGCTAGCATCTTCAGAATTGTATACCATCCTTGGTGGATTTACTAGTTCTCTCATATTCATTTTGTTGTTAACG TTCATCGGAAACTATCAAGAAACATCTGGCATAAGGACTGGATGGGGTGCTG TTATACTTGCTGAGGTTGTAGCTCTTATTGCTGCTAGCACTGTTCATCGAGTTAGCATCACGACATG CTTCTTGTTCTCAGCTGCATTGCTGTATGAGGTCAACAAGCTCTCAGGAGTGATGGTTTCTAGAAGTGAATCTAGAGGCAAAAGGCACTAA